Sequence from the Symbiopectobacterium purcellii genome:
ATGCTTCCTGGGTCAGCGCGCGATCCTGCTCGCTCTCTTGCGGCGCTTTGGCCAGCTTGTTCATCAGTTCCATCACGGCGGCGATAGCCGTGTTGAACGTCTGACGGCGACCAATATCATCGGTGACTTTAGCGATGGTTTTATGCAGATCGCGACGCAGTGCTTTTTGGTCTTCCGTCAGCGCGGCCACATCCAGCGCATGGGTAGCGCCTTTTTCCGTGTGGTCGTAAACCTGTTTCCACACGCGTTTGAGGAAGCGGTTAGCCCCTTCAACGCCTGATTCCTGCCATTCCAGCGTCATCTCTGCCGGAGAGGCGAACATCATGAACAGACGCACGGTGTCGGCACCGTATTTCTCTACCATCACCTGCGGGTCGATACCGTTGTTCTTCGATTTCGACATCTTGCTCATCCCGGCATACACCAGTTCGCGGCCTTCTGCGTCGAAGGCTTTCAGGATGCGCCCTTTGTCATCGCGTTCCACGGTGACATCAGACGGTGATACCCAGATACGTTCGCCGTTGTTGCCGGTGTAGTAGAAGGCATCAGCCAGCACCATACCCTGACACAACAAACGCTTGGCAGGTTCATCGGAGGTGACCAGACCCGCATCACGCATCAGCTTGTGGAAGAAACGGAAATACATCAGGTGCATGATGGCGTGTTCGATACCGCCCACGTATTGATCGACCGGCAGCCAGTAGTTGGCCGCCGCAGGATCGAGCATACCCTGATCGTATTGTGGGCAGGTGTAACGCGCGTAGTACCAGGACGATTCCATAAAGGTATCGAAGGTATCGGTTTCACGCAGTGCAGGCTGACCGTTGACGGTAGTTTTCGCCCAGTTGGGATCGGCCTTGATGGGGCTGGTAATGCCATCCATCACCACGTCTTCCGGCAGAATCACCGGCAGTTGATCTTCGGGTGCCGGGATAACAGTGCCATCTTCCAACGTCACCATCGGGATCGGTGCGCCCCAGTAACGCTGACGGGAAACCCCCCAATCGCGCAGGCGATAGTTGACTTTGCGTGCGCCAACGCCGAGTGCGACCAGCTTGTCAGCAATGGCGTTAAAGCCCGCTTCGTGATCCAGACCGCTGAATTCGCCTGAGTTGAACAGGGCGCCTTTCTCGGTCATGGCTTGCGCTGAGATATCGGGTTCGCTGCCGTCCAGGTTCAGGATAACGGGTTTGATCGTTAACTGATATTTAGTGGCAAATTCCCAGTCGCGCTGGTCGTGGCCCGGAACGGCCATTACCGCGCCAGTACCGTAATCCATCAGCACGAAGTTGGCTGCCCACACGGGCAGTTTTTCGCCGGTCAGTGGATGTACCACGAACAGGCCTGTCGCCATGCCCTTTTTCTCCATGGTCGCCATATCTGCTTCGGCAACTTTGGTGTTACGGCATTCATCGATAAAGGCGGTCAACGCCGGGTTAGTGGCGGCGGCGCGTAGCGCCAGCGGATGGGCGGCAGCTACCGCGACATAGGTGGCACCGATAAAGGTATCTGG
This genomic interval carries:
- the leuS gene encoding leucine--tRNA ligase, encoding MQEQYRPEEIETRVQLHWQENKTFKVTEEPGKEKYYCLSMLPYPSGRLHMGHVRNYTIGDVISRYQRMLGKNVLQPIGWDAFGLPAEGAAVKNNTAPAPWTYANIDYMKNQLKLLGFGYDWDREVATCKPDYYRWEQWFFTKLYEKGLVYKKTSAVNWCPNDQTVLANEQVIDGCCWRCDSKVERKEIPQWFIKITDYADQLLNDLDTLESWPEQVKTMQRNWIGRSEGVEITFDVADSADKLTVYTTRPDTFIGATYVAVAAAHPLALRAAATNPALTAFIDECRNTKVAEADMATMEKKGMATGLFVVHPLTGEKLPVWAANFVLMDYGTGAVMAVPGHDQRDWEFATKYQLTIKPVILNLDGSEPDISAQAMTEKGALFNSGEFSGLDHEAGFNAIADKLVALGVGARKVNYRLRDWGVSRQRYWGAPIPMVTLEDGTVIPAPEDQLPVILPEDVVMDGITSPIKADPNWAKTTVNGQPALRETDTFDTFMESSWYYARYTCPQYDQGMLDPAAANYWLPVDQYVGGIEHAIMHLMYFRFFHKLMRDAGLVTSDEPAKRLLCQGMVLADAFYYTGNNGERIWVSPSDVTVERDDKGRILKAFDAEGRELVYAGMSKMSKSKNNGIDPQVMVEKYGADTVRLFMMFASPAEMTLEWQESGVEGANRFLKRVWKQVYDHTEKGATHALDVAALTEDQKALRRDLHKTIAKVTDDIGRRQTFNTAIAAVMELMNKLAKAPQESEQDRALTQEALLAVVRMLYPFTPHACFTLWQALGGNGDIDTAPWPVADEDAMVEDSKLVVVQVNGKVRGRITVAADATQEQVQARAAQEHLVAKYLEGVTVRKVIYVPGKLLNLVVG